A single window of Paenibacillus sp. FSL H8-0537 DNA harbors:
- a CDS encoding AI-2E family transporter, with amino-acid sequence MNHFKTGTERFVQFILNNKFVIFLLVLLLVSLNIFVMSKISYVFTPLTVLFKTVLLPIILAGVAYYLLNPIVDYLETKKAPRIYSIFVIFAVILGLLTILLTVVIPIVSTQVVGLVENLPGYADQLRTKFDELMHSGDLRDIERWLNINPSDLSGNITKRATELLNGVWQSVGSFVGALKDVVLAVITLPFILFYLLKDGKKLPDYIATILPTNMRTHTKRIMGEMNGQISSYIRGQIIVSFCIGLLLYIGYLIIGLEYSLVLALIAACTAIIPYLGPAIAITPALIVAMVTSPVMLLKMIVIWTIVQLIEGKFISPQIMGKSMKIHPITIIFVILTAGNLFGLGGIILAVPGYAVLKVIATNFFHWLQARSPLYAAEEVNADNDFKL; translated from the coding sequence ATGAACCATTTTAAAACAGGAACAGAGCGGTTTGTACAATTTATTTTAAATAATAAATTTGTTATATTTCTGCTCGTGCTGCTTCTGGTAAGTTTGAATATTTTCGTCATGAGCAAAATCTCCTACGTGTTCACGCCGCTCACCGTATTGTTCAAGACGGTGCTGCTGCCGATTATTTTAGCCGGTGTAGCTTATTATTTGCTAAATCCGATTGTTGACTATTTGGAGACGAAGAAGGCTCCGCGCATTTACTCCATTTTTGTAATCTTTGCGGTCATTTTAGGCTTGCTGACGATTTTGCTGACGGTGGTTATTCCAATTGTAAGCACACAGGTCGTAGGTCTGGTCGAAAATTTACCGGGTTATGCGGATCAGCTGCGAACGAAGTTTGATGAGCTGATGCACAGCGGCGACCTGCGGGATATCGAGCGGTGGCTCAATATAAATCCGTCGGATTTGAGCGGCAATATTACGAAGCGGGCAACAGAGCTGCTAAATGGCGTGTGGCAAAGTGTTGGTTCTTTCGTTGGCGCGCTTAAAGATGTTGTGCTTGCAGTCATCACGCTGCCGTTCATTCTATTCTACTTATTAAAGGATGGTAAAAAGCTGCCGGATTATATTGCTACTATACTGCCAACGAACATGAGGACGCATACGAAGCGTATTATGGGCGAAATGAACGGCCAAATCAGCAGCTACATTAGAGGGCAGATTATTGTGAGCTTCTGCATTGGCCTGCTGCTGTATATCGGTTATTTGATTATTGGGCTCGAGTACTCGCTGGTGCTGGCGCTGATCGCTGCTTGTACAGCTATTATTCCGTATCTGGGTCCAGCTATCGCGATTACGCCCGCTCTCATAGTAGCGATGGTAACCTCACCCGTCATGCTGCTTAAAATGATTGTGATCTGGACCATTGTCCAGCTGATTGAAGGAAAGTTTATTTCTCCGCAAATTATGGGGAAAAGCATGAAGATTCATCCCATTACGATTATTTTCGTCATTTTGACCGCTGGAAATTTGTTTGGATTGGGGGGCATTATTTTAGCCGTCCCAGGCTATGCGGTGCTGAAGGTTATCGCAACGAATTTCTTCCATTGGCTGCAGGCGCGTTCCCCGCTTTACGCAGCGGAGGAAGTGAATGCGGATAATGATTTTAAGCTATAA
- a CDS encoding helix-turn-helix transcriptional regulator yields MSADISYTTEEIAKLLKISKLTVYDLIKKGELPSYRVGKQMRIDASDLEAYKLRAKGLQANMPASKSTASQHQGTPHVYAQDLSDRSAASAAAGGGRPIVITGQDMSLDILAKHIEREGLGLRPLRSYVGSMDSLVSMYRGESDIVSTHLLDGDTGEYNVPYIRKLLIGAPYIVVHLLKRSAGLFVQKGNPLKLASWADLAKPGLRLINRERGAGARVLLDEQLRLHHIQAASITGYDQEQTNHLGVAAQIASGEADVGIGTERAAANVSRVTYIPLVQEQYDLVMLKKPDNQVFINAVIRILQSQSFKQELGAIEGYDLTRTGEITAES; encoded by the coding sequence ATGTCCGCTGACATCTCATATACAACTGAAGAAATCGCCAAGCTATTAAAAATTTCCAAGCTCACGGTATACGATTTAATTAAAAAAGGAGAGCTGCCGTCCTACCGGGTAGGGAAGCAGATGCGAATTGATGCTTCCGATCTGGAAGCATACAAGCTGCGGGCTAAAGGCCTCCAGGCTAATATGCCTGCCAGCAAGTCAACAGCTTCCCAGCATCAAGGTACTCCACACGTGTATGCACAGGACTTATCGGACAGAAGCGCTGCCTCAGCAGCTGCTGGCGGGGGACGGCCTATCGTCATTACCGGACAAGATATGAGCCTAGATATTCTAGCCAAGCATATCGAGCGGGAGGGCTTGGGGCTGCGCCCGCTGCGCTCCTACGTCGGCAGCATGGACAGCCTAGTATCGATGTATAGAGGAGAATCTGACATTGTCAGCACGCATTTGCTGGATGGCGATACAGGGGAATATAACGTTCCCTATATTCGTAAGCTATTAATTGGAGCACCTTATATCGTTGTGCATTTGCTGAAGAGAAGCGCAGGCTTGTTCGTGCAGAAGGGCAATCCGCTTAAGCTGGCAAGCTGGGCCGATTTGGCGAAGCCGGGACTGCGCCTCATCAACCGCGAGCGCGGTGCCGGCGCACGCGTTCTGCTCGATGAGCAGCTGAGGCTGCACCATATTCAGGCAGCCTCCATAACGGGCTATGACCAGGAGCAGACGAATCATCTTGGAGTAGCTGCGCAGATTGCGTCAGGCGAGGCCGATGTGGGTATTGGAACGGAGAGGGCTGCAGCGAACGTTTCCCGCGTTACCTATATTCCGCTTGTTCAGGAGCAATATGACTTGGTTATGTTGAAGAAGCCGGACAATCAAGTTTTCATTAATGCGGTTATTCGCATTTTACAGTCGCAAAGCTTCAAGCAGGAGCTGGGAGCTATCGAAGGGTATGATTTAACCCGTACCGGGGAAATTACCGCGGAAAGCTGA